The following are from one region of the Arachis duranensis cultivar V14167 chromosome 10, aradu.V14167.gnm2.J7QH, whole genome shotgun sequence genome:
- the LOC107468308 gene encoding auxin response factor 3 codes for MGLIDLNTTEEDEAQTPSSASTGSASSPSHSGISTSASALAPPSSSSSVCLELWHACAGPMISLPKKGSVVVYLPQGHFEQAQDFPVTAYNIPPHVCCRVLDVKLHAEEGSDEVYCQVLLVPESEQVEKNLRHGVVDVDGEEDDTEAVVKSTTPHMFCKTLTASDTSTHGGFSVPRRAAEDCFPPLDYSQQRPSQELVAKDLHGLEWRFRHIYRGQPRRHLLTTGWSAFVNKKKLVSGDAVLFLRGDDGELRLGIRRAAQLKNGGIFATPSIQQLNPGSVMNIINALSSRSAFSVCYNPRVSSSEFIIPPHKFLKSLDFCYSVGMRFQMRFETEDAAERRFTGLIAGIGDADPVRWPGSKWRCLLVRWDDVEASRHNRVSPWEIEPSGPAPTSNNLMAAGLKRSRIGSSGKLEFPLPNGIGTSDFGESLRFRKVLQGQEILGVNTPFDGINSQSPRLSELGRCYPGSIGSGTSVVGSNIRIPQAGSDFSYNNGTGFGESFRFQKVLQGQEIFPSQPYGRALSFDEARTNGRFGLFDGYHLVSPRNGWSTQVHDNPSHLHASVASMQVSSPSSVLMFQQVVNPLSNSDYDKKSSQEIEGTVHYRRPYATEVKGGTFASFPTDEPIFSGRAKEDMNSLGMFNFHNQLGTSKSVESALAMRESQELASSCKSSCRLFGFSLTEDPHIANKEADRPLITRQLSSVPTFTQHAEDSFPPGHTLRTKAVESNFTKGVLQC; via the exons ATGGGGTTGATTGATCTCAACACCACAGAGGAAGATGAAGCACAAACACCATCATCTGCATCCACAGGCTCTGCTTCATCACCTTCTCACTCTGGTATAAGCACTTCAGCTTCAGCTTTGGctccaccttcttcttcttcttctgtgtgCTTGGAGCTATGGCATGCTTGTGCTGGCCCTATGATCTCTCTCCCAAAGAAAGGAAGCGTGGTTGTGTACTTACCACAAGGCCACTTTGAACAGGCTCAGGATTTTCCCGTCACTGCCTATAACATCCCACCTCATGTCTGCTGTCGTGTTCTTGATGTGAAGCTCCAT GCAGAGGAAGGCAGTGATGAAGTCTATTGCCAGGTCTTGTTGGTTCCTGAAAGTGAG CAAGTGGAGAAAAACTTGCGGCATGGGGTAGTTGATGTTGATGGTGAAGAAGATGATACTGAAGCTGTGGTGAAGTCAACAACACCCCATATGTTTTGCAAGACTCTTACTGCTTCTGACACTAGCACTCATGGTGGATTTTCTGTGCCTCGTCGAGCAGCTGAAGATTGCTTTCCTCCTCTG GATTACAGTCAACAGAGGCCTTCACAAGAGCTTGTGGCGAAGGATTTGCATGGCCTTGAATGGAGGTTTAGACATATATACAGAG GGCAGCCACGGAGACATTTGCTCACAACTGGATGGAGTGCATTTGTGAACAAGAAGAAGCTTGTGTCTGGAGATGCTGTGTTATTCCTTAGGGGTGACGATGGAGAATTAAGACTAGGGATTCGTAGGGCTGCTCAGTTGAAGAATGGTGGTATCTTTGCCACTCCTTCTATTCAGCAACTGAATCCAGGCTCAGTCATGAATATTATTAATGCTTTGTCTTCGAGAAGTGCCTTTAGTGTTTGCTATAATCCAAG GGTGAGCTCCTCGGAATTCATCATACCGCCCCACAAATTTTTAAAGAGCCTTGATTtttgttattcagttggaatgaGGTTCCAGATGCGCTTCGAAACTGAAGATGCTGCAGAGCGCAG ATTCACTGGATTAATTGCTGGCATTGGTGATGCGGATCCAGTTAGATGGCCAGGTTCAAAATGGAGATGCCTTCTG GTAAGGTGGGATGATGTTGAAGCAAGTAGGCATAACAGGGTTTCCCCATGGGAGATTGAGCCATCTGGGCCTGCTCCTACTTCCAATAACTTGATGGCAGCCGGTTTGAAGAGGAGCCGAATTGGATCTTCAGGGAAACTAGAATTTCCACTTCCCA ATGGGATTGGAACATCAGACTTTGGGGAATCATTGAGGTTCCGGAAGGTCTTGCAAGGTCAAGAAATTTTGGGTGTTAATACCCCTTTTGATGGTATTAATTCTCAGAGTCCAAGGTTATCAGAGTTAGGGAGGTGTTATCCTGGTTCTATTGGTTCTGGGACATCGGTTGTAGGAAGTAATATCAGAATCCCTCAAGCCGGCTCTGATTTTTCCTACAACAATGGCACAGGCTTTGGGGAATCATTCCGGTTCCAAAAGGTCTTGCAAGGTCAAGAAATATTTCCAAGCCAACCATATGGAAGGGCCTTGTCTTTTGATGAGGCTCGCACAAATGGTCGCTTTGGACTTTTTGATGGTTATCATCTGGTTAGCCCCAGAAATGGATGGTCAACCCAGGTGCATGACAATCCATCACATCTGCATGCATCTGTAGCATCAATGCAAGTGTCGTCTCCTTCATCTGTGTTAATGTTCCAGCAAGTGGTTAATCCTCTTTCAAACTCTGATTATGATAAAAAGAGTAGCCAGGAGATAGAGGGTACAGTCCATTACCGACGTCCCTATGCAACTGAAGTGAAAGGTGGAACATTTGCATCGTTCCCAACTGATGAGCCTATTTTCTCTGGAAGAGCTAAGGAAGATATGAACTCCCTTGGCATGTTTAACTTCCATAATCAGTTGGGCACTTCAAAGTCTGTTGAATCAGCATTGGCAATGAGAGAAAGTCAAGAGTTGGCATCTTCGTGTAAAAGTAGCTGCAGACTCTTCGGATTCTCTTTAACCGAGGACCCTCACATTGCAAACAAGGAGGCTGACCGACCTTTGATCACTCGGCAATTGAGTTCAGTCCCTACATTTACTCAACACGCCGAGGATAGTTTTCCTCCCGGCCACACTCTCAGGACTAAAGCTGTTGAGAGTAACTTCACCAAA GGTGTGTTGCAGTGTTGA